One segment of bacterium DNA contains the following:
- a CDS encoding chemotaxis protein CheW, whose translation MAQQRSRLDASAASDSRAGKYLTFVLANEEYGLEILKVREIIGSMSTTAVPGMPPYVKGVINLRGKVIPVIDLRLKFGMEGTEQTAETCIIVVDVQGNLIGVRVDQVSEVLDIHGDEIEDAPNVGVAIQNDHLLGMAKTKGRVKILLEISKVLTETGRNFAISE comes from the coding sequence ATGGCACAACAACGGTCCCGGCTGGACGCATCGGCGGCGTCCGATTCCCGGGCAGGCAAATATCTTACATTCGTGCTCGCGAATGAAGAGTATGGGTTGGAGATTTTGAAGGTGCGGGAGATTATCGGAAGCATGAGCACGACGGCGGTGCCGGGAATGCCTCCCTATGTCAAAGGGGTGATCAATCTGCGGGGGAAGGTGATCCCGGTGATCGACTTGCGGTTGAAGTTCGGGATGGAGGGCACGGAGCAGACGGCGGAAACGTGCATCATCGTGGTGGACGTGCAAGGCAATTTGATCGGCGTGAGAGTAGACCAGGTCTCGGAGGTGCTGGACATTCACGGCGACGAGATCGAGGATGCTCCCAACGTGGGAGTAGCCATTCAGAACGACCATCTCCTCGGCATGGCCAAAACGAAAGGTCGCGTCAAAATATTGCTTGAAATCAGCAAGGTGCTGACGGAAACCGGCCGGAACTTTGCCATCTCCGAGTAA
- a CDS encoding methyl-accepting chemotaxis protein: MFANLSLKTKLIGSFCIVATLLAIVGYAGYFGLARVGRGLDELGDNRVPSYIGLSAMEAGLNRVRLNVYMVQNDRFDHDTRAQYVDRVASAWKDIDEGQKLYEPLSHTAEEAAKWKEFAATFERYRKDWNVFHQVALVSLSEKNPKLEDADFAQMAELSKGGMKASARQATDQIRALLDINAKAATDANTAADTAKNRAITLSLILSMVGVITALAFGIFLSLNITRKLNRIVAESAEGASQIASAASQVSSAAQGVAQGSQEQAAAIEESSSSLEELASMTKQNADNAKSAASLAGETKSMMSKSAEGANAMDQAMKDIKSASDQTSKIVKTIDEIAFQTNLLALNAAVEAARAGEAGKGFAVVAEEVRNLAMRAAEAAKNTGSLIEENVNRVNGGVQIVDGLKTTLGQTVAAADKVTNLANEVAAASDEQSKGIEQINVAVTQMNAVTQQNSANAEEAASASEEAAGQAENLQASVAELTAIVNGSAKHSARHMHHATASVRPDQRRASGGSKPRVSPVVTRQQPIPLDAQEEQLVRF; the protein is encoded by the coding sequence ATGTTTGCCAACTTGTCTCTGAAAACGAAATTGATCGGATCCTTCTGCATTGTCGCAACCCTTCTTGCCATCGTCGGGTATGCCGGATACTTCGGCCTGGCACGCGTCGGTCGCGGACTGGACGAATTGGGCGACAACCGGGTGCCCAGCTACATCGGGCTCTCTGCGATGGAAGCCGGACTCAACCGCGTGCGCCTCAATGTATACATGGTACAGAACGACCGCTTCGACCACGACACCCGCGCACAATACGTGGATCGCGTAGCAAGCGCCTGGAAAGATATTGATGAAGGTCAGAAGCTTTATGAGCCGCTCTCCCATACAGCGGAGGAAGCCGCAAAGTGGAAAGAATTTGCCGCGACTTTCGAGCGCTATCGCAAAGACTGGAATGTCTTCCATCAGGTTGCGCTCGTCTCTTTAAGTGAAAAAAATCCCAAATTAGAAGATGCCGACTTTGCCCAAATGGCCGAGCTTTCCAAAGGGGGCATGAAAGCATCAGCCCGTCAGGCAACGGATCAGATCCGGGCCTTGCTGGACATAAACGCTAAGGCTGCTACGGATGCAAATACGGCGGCGGACACAGCGAAAAATCGCGCGATAACGCTGTCCCTCATTCTGAGCATGGTGGGAGTCATTACGGCCCTTGCCTTCGGCATCTTCCTCAGTTTGAATATAACCCGCAAGCTGAACCGGATCGTGGCCGAATCGGCGGAGGGGGCCTCGCAGATCGCGTCGGCGGCCTCGCAGGTCTCGTCGGCGGCGCAGGGGGTGGCCCAAGGGTCGCAGGAGCAGGCGGCGGCGATTGAAGAGAGCAGCAGCAGCCTCGAGGAGCTGGCCTCGATGACCAAACAGAATGCCGATAACGCCAAGTCGGCGGCCTCGCTGGCCGGCGAAACCAAGAGCATGATGAGCAAGTCCGCCGAGGGCGCCAATGCGATGGATCAGGCGATGAAGGACATCAAGAGCGCCAGCGATCAGACCAGCAAGATCGTCAAGACCATCGACGAGATCGCCTTCCAGACCAACCTGCTGGCGCTGAATGCGGCGGTGGAAGCGGCCCGTGCCGGGGAAGCAGGGAAGGGTTTCGCCGTCGTCGCTGAAGAAGTACGGAACCTGGCCATGCGTGCTGCCGAAGCGGCCAAGAACACCGGATCGCTGATCGAAGAAAACGTGAACCGGGTTAACGGCGGGGTGCAGATCGTGGACGGGCTCAAAACCACGCTGGGTCAGACGGTGGCGGCGGCGGACAAGGTGACGAATCTGGCCAATGAAGTCGCGGCGGCATCGGATGAACAGTCCAAGGGGATCGAACAGATCAATGTGGCGGTGACGCAGATGAATGCGGTAACGCAGCAGAACTCGGCCAACGCCGAAGAGGCCGCCTCCGCGTCCGAAGAAGCCGCAGGCCAGGCCGAAAATCTGCAAGCGTCGGTGGCTGAATTGACCGCTATCGTCAACGGCAGCGCCAAACACTCGGCACGACACATGCACCACGCCACAGCATCTGTCCGTCCGGATCAACGACGCGCAAGTGGCGGATCCAAACCGCGCGTGAGCCCTGTCGTAACACGCCAACAGCCTATTCCCCTCGATGCGCAGGAAGAACAACTCGTCCGGTTCTGA
- a CDS encoding PAS domain S-box protein: MATDKKKGAVRRPKVPSAELHTATNQTTEPMHRSPESDLPELHQATLSAILESSDQPIFAIDRSYCYTAYNAAHARAMKALFGTRIEIGANILDYHTLPEERATAKSNIDRALLGESVVVEHYAGDEAFERRYFMIVHNPVRDTNGAVAGVTIYAQDLTEQKRAAARLEKEAKRSGFLLELHEKSSRLTERELYGYALDEAVMLTNSTIGYLHLVSDDQQEINLTLWNKSALEGCTAVYDSHYPIEKAGNWADCVRTQQPVVYNDFPNSPNQKGLPEGHAPVTRFMTIPVLDNGKVKIIFGVGNKAACYDEHDVNHIQLVANELHKILEQRRVEAALRESAERLDLVLKASAAGTWDWDVASDTLVWSPQLFRIFGLDPSVAEASFAKWDAALRPEDREPARMRIEDALREHRSLDAEYQVVWPDGQVRWIHALGLAVYDDQRQPVRMSGICMDITERKRAEQKLERSELRYRTLYENSLDGILLTKPDGTILTANPQACRLLGMTEAEIIAAGRDELVVADDALTVALEERTRKGRLRAELTFRRKDGSTFPCEVASGIFTDTDGLTKTSMVIHDITERVRAEDERRKSEEKFRVAFMSNPNPCYLLTMNDGVMVEVNSAYEALYGYAREECIGRSSAELNVWENYSDRARLLHELESKGFVTGFRSRSRLKSGEIIDVQLSVTRLNLDGKAYLYGVVQDITEQLRAAHALSESERQYRTLIDFLPVSILVHRDGIILLANHKSAQSFGVASPEQLIGTRVLDLVHPDDRPRVMKRVLAAISSGQLAELERETLLRKNGESFAAQVTGMSVVFGDRPAVLVVFDDISEKLASEEARAVLTQQLRQSQKMEAVGRLAGGVAHDFNNLLTVITGHTELALLQLRDGDPLRPEIEEIARTAQRAANLTRQLLAFSRRQIMAPVILDLNHIVSSMDRMLKRIIGENIHLETSSADDLWNVKADPGQIEQVIANLAVNARDAMPRGGAVTIETLNVTLDSGFVRSHPEMTPGPYVLLSVTDTGIGISPEIQARIFEPFFTTKPLGEGTGLGLATVYGIVKQSGGHILVESEEGLGTTFNIYLPAAMEAVAASEAQPVMERRLGGSEFILLIEDSATVRKVLTRALEGYGYRVMAVGSAEEAFAAIPHMSGPADLVLTDVILPGLNGVELAGKIRQLWPTSKILLMSGYTADVIPEGTSELELELLQKPFGPAFLVSKVRTTLDR; the protein is encoded by the coding sequence ATGGCGACTGACAAGAAAAAGGGCGCAGTAAGACGGCCTAAAGTCCCTTCCGCGGAACTACACACCGCAACGAACCAGACAACCGAACCCATGCACCGCAGCCCCGAGAGCGACCTGCCTGAACTGCACCAGGCAACCCTGAGCGCTATCCTCGAAAGCTCTGATCAGCCGATCTTTGCCATAGACCGGAGCTATTGCTATACCGCTTATAACGCGGCCCATGCCCGGGCGATGAAGGCGCTCTTCGGTACGAGGATTGAAATCGGCGCCAATATCCTGGATTACCATACGCTTCCCGAAGAACGCGCCACCGCAAAATCCAACATCGATCGCGCTCTGCTCGGAGAATCTGTAGTCGTCGAACACTATGCCGGCGACGAAGCCTTCGAACGCCGCTATTTTATGATCGTTCATAATCCGGTTCGGGACACGAACGGAGCCGTTGCCGGGGTCACCATCTATGCTCAGGACTTGACCGAGCAAAAACGGGCCGCCGCACGGCTCGAAAAGGAGGCCAAACGGTCCGGATTTCTGCTGGAACTCCACGAGAAGTCGTCCCGGCTGACCGAGCGGGAACTCTATGGCTATGCCCTCGACGAAGCGGTAATGCTCACCAACAGCACCATCGGGTATCTTCATCTGGTCTCCGATGATCAGCAGGAGATCAACCTTACCCTGTGGAATAAGAGTGCGCTGGAAGGATGTACCGCCGTCTACGATTCCCATTACCCCATCGAAAAGGCCGGCAACTGGGCCGATTGCGTGCGCACGCAGCAGCCTGTCGTCTATAATGATTTTCCCAATTCTCCGAACCAGAAAGGGCTTCCTGAAGGGCACGCGCCCGTCACGCGGTTCATGACCATCCCCGTACTGGATAACGGCAAGGTAAAAATCATCTTCGGTGTGGGAAACAAGGCGGCCTGCTATGACGAACACGATGTCAACCACATTCAACTGGTCGCCAATGAGCTGCACAAGATTCTCGAGCAGCGCCGCGTTGAAGCCGCACTGCGGGAGTCCGCCGAACGGCTCGATCTTGTCCTGAAAGCTTCCGCCGCCGGAACGTGGGATTGGGATGTTGCGTCGGACACACTGGTCTGGTCGCCGCAATTGTTCAGGATCTTCGGCCTCGATCCCTCCGTGGCAGAGGCTTCCTTCGCAAAGTGGGATGCGGCGCTGCGCCCGGAGGACCGCGAACCCGCCCGCATGCGAATTGAGGATGCGCTCCGCGAGCACCGCTCCCTCGACGCTGAATATCAAGTCGTCTGGCCCGACGGGCAGGTCCGCTGGATCCATGCCCTGGGCCTTGCGGTGTACGATGATCAGAGGCAACCGGTTCGCATGAGCGGTATCTGTATGGATATCACCGAGCGCAAGCGGGCGGAGCAAAAACTGGAACGCAGCGAGTTGCGGTACCGTACGCTGTATGAGAACAGCCTCGACGGAATTCTGCTGACGAAACCCGACGGCACGATTCTTACCGCCAATCCCCAGGCCTGCCGCTTGCTGGGTATGACCGAAGCGGAGATCATCGCAGCCGGACGCGATGAACTTGTGGTCGCCGACGACGCACTCACCGTGGCGCTCGAGGAGCGCACCCGGAAAGGCCGGTTGCGGGCCGAACTCACGTTCCGCCGCAAAGACGGCAGCACCTTCCCCTGTGAGGTAGCCTCCGGCATCTTTACGGACACCGATGGCCTGACGAAAACCAGCATGGTGATCCATGATATCACCGAGCGCGTGCGAGCGGAGGACGAGCGGCGGAAGAGCGAAGAAAAGTTCCGCGTCGCCTTCATGAGCAACCCGAACCCCTGCTATCTGTTGACCATGAACGATGGCGTGATGGTGGAAGTGAATAGTGCCTACGAAGCCCTCTACGGCTATGCGCGGGAGGAGTGCATTGGCCGAAGCTCCGCAGAATTGAATGTCTGGGAAAACTACTCCGATCGCGCCCGCTTGCTTCACGAACTGGAATCGAAGGGATTCGTGACCGGTTTCAGAAGCCGCAGCAGATTGAAGAGCGGCGAAATTATCGATGTGCAGCTTTCGGTCACCCGGCTGAATCTGGATGGAAAGGCCTACCTCTACGGGGTCGTCCAGGATATTACCGAACAGCTCCGTGCCGCCCATGCGTTAAGCGAAAGCGAGCGGCAGTACCGGACACTGATCGATTTTCTGCCGGTGAGCATTCTGGTCCACCGCGATGGCATCATCCTGCTCGCCAATCACAAGAGTGCACAGTCCTTTGGCGTCGCTTCGCCGGAACAGCTCATCGGAACTCGCGTGCTGGATCTGGTCCATCCGGACGACCGCCCCAGAGTCATGAAACGGGTGCTGGCGGCCATCTCTTCGGGCCAGTTGGCGGAACTCGAACGGGAGACCCTGCTGCGCAAAAATGGCGAGAGCTTTGCCGCCCAGGTCACCGGCATGTCCGTGGTGTTCGGCGACCGCCCGGCGGTGCTGGTGGTCTTCGACGACATTTCCGAAAAGCTGGCCTCCGAGGAGGCGCGTGCCGTCCTGACCCAGCAGCTCCGGCAATCGCAAAAGATGGAAGCTGTCGGCCGGCTGGCCGGAGGCGTGGCGCACGATTTTAACAACCTGCTGACGGTGATTACCGGCCATACCGAGTTGGCGCTCCTGCAACTTCGCGACGGAGATCCCCTCCGCCCCGAAATCGAGGAGATTGCCCGGACTGCCCAGCGCGCCGCCAATTTGACGAGGCAACTGCTCGCCTTCAGCCGCCGCCAGATCATGGCTCCGGTGATTCTCGATCTGAACCATATCGTGTCGAGCATGGATCGCATGCTGAAGAGGATTATCGGCGAGAACATCCATCTCGAAACATCTTCCGCGGACGACTTGTGGAACGTCAAGGCCGACCCCGGTCAAATCGAACAGGTGATCGCCAACCTTGCCGTAAACGCGCGCGATGCAATGCCCCGCGGAGGCGCCGTCACCATCGAAACGCTGAATGTCACGCTGGACTCCGGCTTTGTCCGCTCCCATCCGGAAATGACTCCCGGACCGTATGTGCTGCTGTCTGTGACGGACACCGGCATTGGCATAAGTCCGGAGATTCAGGCCCGGATCTTTGAACCGTTCTTCACCACCAAACCGCTGGGCGAAGGCACCGGGCTTGGCCTGGCCACGGTGTACGGCATCGTCAAACAGAGCGGCGGCCACATCCTCGTCGAAAGTGAGGAAGGGCTGGGGACAACGTTCAACATTTATTTGCCCGCGGCGATGGAAGCGGTAGCGGCATCGGAAGCTCAACCGGTTATGGAACGGCGCCTGGGCGGCTCCGAGTTCATTCTGCTGATCGAAGACAGCGCCACCGTCCGGAAAGTGCTGACGCGTGCCCTCGAAGGATATGGCTATCGCGTCATGGCCGTCGGCAGCGCCGAGGAGGCTTTTGCGGCCATTCCCCACATGTCCGGTCCCGCTGATCTGGTACTCACGGATGTCATTTTGCCGGGACTGAACGGCGTGGAACTCGCCGGAAAGATCCGGCAACTCTGGCCCACCTCGAAAATTCTGCTTATGTCCGGCTACACGGCCGACGTTATTCCAGAGGGTACATCGGAGTTGGAACTTGAACTGCTCCAGAAACCCTTTGGTCCCGCCTTCTTAGTTTCGAAAGTACGTACAACCTTAGATCGTTAG
- a CDS encoding carboxypeptidase regulatory-like domain-containing protein encodes MRSWKQFFVWSMAAILLLCAAAQSATFNQAGYERLKANLAAKGPLSEADFAVARQIHAASMDRQDIMSAVADIEREIAANASATPRPPHHTLDDYVSQDTTYSWIDMTGGTVVTMGDDDSQGPFDIGFTISYYGNSYTQMHINSNGSISPTDTGTDNIYNPIVAACLPSTRVPNNMMYGFWSDLDPSPTGGGSIRYRSDVAAGRFIVAWENVPMWMPSGPAGSYTFQIVIRTDGTILYNFGTLTGPDSCFVGIENATGTQAVQLWCCNQQIGTRPVSNSAVKFSQPAGVPNPVTGLAGSYVAPDVILTWTDPDHDTNGNLLTPDSILIFRSNTQPASQIGHVGAGVQTITLSGQPDGHYTYFAVAKANAFLSAPASVAVAVGATPWRETGYDWVDITSDGTIAAQADDINTGPYDLGFTFNYYDTPFTQIRVGSNGYITFGDASVILSPPCVPNTGVPNGVVYVFGRDLFPTAGQCKYYADAVNQRFIVSWDNCPAFGGSPFYNFQIILTSSGSITMNYGAMGNTSGVVGLENLDGSDGYGLWCNTAGDFTPGGNNAVEFWGGPLVYATVTGHVTLDGGNGNVTAVNVVAGGAGNPSVHPAANGDYTLPNVQIGNNRRVTATLAGYIDGSTVFNLDESGHTGADLTLRRSNPPAPTGLTSTVLTAERKDSLHWTASTDLLVDEYKLYRKLSTDATFTLRQTILGRTTVFIKDTFETDGVYNFVLTAVDTNMLAPPWVESAYSDSVTSPFGHLAPINLTANGVFDDRIRLSWNAPTTLAESHLSYDDGLNDVDGIGWWGGTPSYGWMVAHYQGNGPLTVKGVRAFLTQNATLGAPLQVGVFADDGTGHPAHTPLYVLGAAVEAPLNTVHEWTLDIPVTVENGSFFVGIRQMSDRSLCLGGDNTTPFITNTFFYNFDGAAWNTWEPALLSLPMLSAHVEAAKEVAAASHALVSSMLVRRAAPQNGFLGKTPAKIQALTAPATTQTITLGADQNNVKPGIYSTTPEENGTRTGLQAWQTAQRLNSAVAPHAPTVLATESASRGRGGRALDDIVSYVIFRDGAPDSIGSTLPSVLTYDNTGVVENQNHTYVVKARYDDGLLSPSSNAVTAMCNMAPGAPTGVTVTAVGQTQMRIAWTDPVVNADGTPCTDLAGLRVYRDGTLITATPVAPGVHQYTDTPPDPTIIYTWSVKAIDEVPNEGAGADGSGSVISPWHTVDLQWVDITTNGTVAAQSDDIVTGPYDLGFSFPYYGQTYTSVMVGSNGYITFGDQSVTLYPPCPPNTGIPNGVVYVFGTDLFPTAGQCKYYADAAGQRFIVSWDNCPHFGGSPIFNFQVILDANGGVTLNYGTMGGTDAVIGVENADGSDGVSLRCTNAGPFTPGNNAVQFWGGPRQAIDGTIRHLGGTNPLLENARVWVTGLPDTMLTDANGHYQMPVDPGTYTVHYQHATHCDSVRTGVVVEANVNSTINMSLHSPNATLSASSLTFVVRRFQTQPQTFTITNVNGTCPLSYQVLDSVTWITSDPASGTLDPNQSVTVTVTASPGTMQPNEYHTTMRVLCNAPGSPFLLQVDMNVLSVDQLPGLLPTEFALHANYPNPFNPTTLLPFDVPQNSQVAIIVYNVMGQEVATLVNGKYAAGRYQVSFDAGNLPSGLYLVKMTAGNYTAMNKMMLLK; translated from the coding sequence ATGAGATCGTGGAAACAGTTTTTCGTTTGGAGCATGGCAGCGATTCTGCTGTTGTGTGCTGCGGCACAGTCCGCGACCTTCAATCAAGCCGGCTACGAACGCCTGAAAGCAAACCTGGCGGCCAAGGGGCCATTGTCCGAGGCCGATTTCGCCGTGGCCCGGCAGATTCACGCGGCCAGCATGGACCGGCAGGACATTATGTCTGCCGTGGCCGATATCGAGCGCGAGATTGCCGCGAACGCTTCGGCCACACCGCGTCCGCCGCACCACACGCTGGATGATTATGTGTCGCAGGACACGACGTACTCCTGGATCGACATGACGGGCGGCACCGTTGTGACGATGGGCGATGATGACAGCCAGGGACCGTTTGACATCGGGTTCACGATTTCCTATTACGGGAACAGCTATACCCAGATGCACATTAATTCCAACGGTTCGATCAGCCCCACGGACACGGGGACGGACAACATCTACAATCCCATCGTGGCCGCATGCCTTCCCAGCACGCGCGTACCGAACAATATGATGTATGGATTCTGGAGTGACCTGGACCCTTCCCCCACCGGTGGCGGAAGCATCCGGTACCGTTCGGACGTTGCGGCGGGCCGGTTTATTGTGGCGTGGGAAAATGTGCCCATGTGGATGCCTTCCGGGCCGGCCGGTTCGTACACGTTTCAGATTGTGATCCGCACCGACGGCACGATCCTTTATAACTTCGGGACGCTGACGGGACCGGACAGTTGCTTTGTGGGCATCGAGAACGCGACGGGCACGCAGGCGGTTCAGCTCTGGTGCTGCAACCAGCAGATCGGCACGCGGCCTGTCTCCAATTCGGCGGTGAAATTCTCCCAACCGGCAGGCGTTCCGAATCCGGTAACCGGCCTTGCGGGCAGCTATGTGGCACCGGACGTCATCCTGACCTGGACAGATCCGGATCACGATACGAACGGCAATCTGCTTACTCCGGACAGCATTCTGATCTTCCGCAGCAATACGCAGCCGGCTTCTCAGATCGGTCATGTCGGCGCCGGTGTGCAGACGATTACATTGTCCGGCCAGCCGGACGGCCATTACACGTATTTTGCCGTCGCGAAGGCCAATGCCTTTTTGAGCGCTCCGGCGAGCGTCGCGGTGGCAGTGGGCGCGACCCCGTGGCGTGAGACCGGTTACGACTGGGTGGACATCACCAGCGACGGCACGATTGCCGCGCAGGCGGACGACATCAACACCGGCCCCTACGATCTCGGTTTCACGTTCAACTATTACGATACGCCTTTCACGCAGATTCGCGTCGGCTCCAACGGCTATATCACCTTCGGTGATGCGTCCGTTATCCTTAGCCCGCCCTGTGTGCCCAACACCGGCGTGCCGAACGGCGTGGTGTATGTCTTCGGAAGAGATCTGTTTCCTACCGCGGGCCAGTGCAAGTATTACGCGGATGCGGTCAACCAGCGCTTCATCGTGAGCTGGGACAACTGCCCGGCTTTCGGCGGCAGCCCCTTCTACAATTTCCAGATCATCCTGACCAGCAGCGGCAGCATCACCATGAACTACGGCGCGATGGGCAATACCTCGGGCGTCGTGGGTCTGGAGAATCTGGACGGCAGCGACGGTTATGGCCTGTGGTGCAATACGGCAGGTGACTTTACGCCTGGCGGCAACAATGCCGTAGAGTTCTGGGGCGGCCCGCTGGTATACGCGACCGTTACGGGACATGTGACGCTGGATGGCGGCAACGGCAATGTGACCGCTGTCAACGTGGTTGCGGGCGGTGCGGGTAACCCGTCCGTTCACCCGGCTGCGAACGGTGATTATACGCTGCCGAATGTGCAGATCGGCAACAACCGCCGCGTCACGGCGACCCTCGCCGGCTACATTGACGGATCGACGGTGTTCAACCTTGACGAGAGTGGCCATACCGGCGCCGACCTGACGCTGCGCCGCAGCAATCCGCCGGCTCCGACAGGCCTGACGAGCACGGTGTTGACGGCCGAGCGCAAAGACAGTCTGCATTGGACGGCCTCCACCGATCTGCTGGTGGACGAATACAAGCTGTACCGTAAACTGTCAACGGATGCCACGTTTACTCTCCGTCAGACCATCCTGGGCCGCACGACGGTTTTCATCAAGGACACGTTTGAGACCGATGGCGTGTACAACTTTGTACTGACGGCGGTAGACACCAACATGCTGGCTCCGCCGTGGGTGGAGTCGGCGTATTCGGATAGCGTCACCAGTCCGTTCGGGCATCTGGCCCCGATCAACCTGACGGCGAACGGCGTGTTCGATGACCGGATCCGCCTGTCATGGAATGCGCCCACGACGCTGGCCGAGTCCCATCTGTCTTATGACGATGGCTTGAATGACGTGGACGGCATCGGATGGTGGGGCGGTACTCCTTCTTACGGCTGGATGGTGGCCCATTACCAGGGCAACGGTCCGCTGACGGTAAAGGGTGTACGGGCCTTTTTGACGCAGAATGCCACGCTGGGCGCTCCGCTGCAGGTGGGTGTGTTTGCCGACGATGGCACGGGGCATCCGGCGCATACTCCGCTGTATGTGCTTGGCGCCGCGGTGGAAGCGCCGCTGAATACCGTGCACGAGTGGACGCTGGATATTCCGGTGACCGTGGAGAACGGCTCCTTCTTTGTGGGAATCCGCCAGATGAGCGACCGTTCGCTCTGTCTGGGCGGCGACAACACGACGCCGTTCATCACCAATACCTTCTTCTACAACTTCGATGGCGCCGCGTGGAACACCTGGGAGCCGGCACTGTTGTCGCTTCCGATGCTCTCGGCCCACGTTGAGGCCGCCAAAGAGGTGGCTGCCGCTTCACACGCGCTGGTCTCCTCGATGCTGGTACGCCGCGCCGCGCCGCAGAACGGTTTCCTCGGCAAGACGCCCGCAAAGATTCAGGCTCTGACGGCTCCCGCGACGACTCAGACAATAACGCTGGGCGCGGATCAGAACAATGTCAAGCCGGGAATCTATTCGACGACTCCGGAAGAAAACGGCACGCGCACGGGCTTACAGGCTTGGCAGACCGCCCAGCGGTTGAACTCGGCGGTGGCACCGCATGCACCGACGGTGCTGGCAACCGAGTCGGCGTCCCGCGGACGCGGTGGCCGCGCACTGGATGACATCGTCAGCTACGTGATCTTCCGCGACGGCGCCCCCGATTCGATTGGCTCGACGCTGCCCAGCGTTCTGACCTATGACAACACCGGCGTGGTCGAGAATCAGAATCATACCTATGTTGTAAAAGCACGCTATGATGACGGCCTGTTGTCTCCGTCGTCGAACGCTGTGACCGCGATGTGCAACATGGCTCCGGGCGCTCCGACGGGCGTTACCGTTACCGCGGTGGGTCAGACGCAGATGCGCATCGCGTGGACGGACCCGGTAGTGAATGCCGATGGGACGCCGTGCACGGATCTGGCCGGCTTGCGCGTTTACCGTGACGGCACATTGATCACGGCGACCCCTGTGGCTCCGGGAGTGCATCAGTACACGGACACACCGCCCGATCCGACGATAATTTATACCTGGTCGGTGAAAGCGATTGACGAGGTACCCAATGAAGGGGCGGGTGCGGATGGTTCCGGTTCGGTAATCAGTCCGTGGCATACGGTGGATTTGCAGTGGGTGGACATCACCACCAACGGCACCGTGGCCGCGCAGAGCGACGACATTGTTACCGGCCCGTACGATCTGGGCTTCAGCTTCCCCTATTACGGCCAGACCTACACATCGGTGATGGTGGGTTCCAATGGCTACATTACCTTTGGCGACCAGAGTGTAACGCTGTATCCGCCGTGCCCACCGAATACGGGTATACCTAACGGCGTGGTGTATGTCTTCGGAACGGACTTGTTTCCGACCGCGGGGCAATGCAAGTACTACGCGGATGCGGCAGGCCAACGGTTCATCGTGAGTTGGGATAACTGCCCGCATTTCGGCGGCAGTCCGATATTCAACTTCCAGGTGATTCTGGATGCGAACGGTGGCGTGACGCTCAACTACGGTACAATGGGCGGCACCGACGCCGTGATTGGTGTTGAGAATGCGGATGGATCCGACGGTGTCAGCCTGCGGTGCACAAACGCCGGGCCGTTTACGCCGGGCAATAATGCCGTGCAGTTCTGGGGCGGTCCGCGTCAGGCGATTGACGGCACGATCCGCCATCTGGGCGGCACCAATCCCCTCCTCGAAAATGCCCGCGTGTGGGTGACCGGTTTGCCCGATACGATGCTGACCGATGCCAATGGCCATTATCAGATGCCGGTGGATCCGGGAACATACACGGTGCATTACCAGCACGCCACGCATTGCGATTCGGTGCGCACTGGCGTCGTGGTGGAAGCGAATGTGAATTCTACCATCAACATGTCGTTGCATTCGCCGAATGCCACACTCTCGGCCAGTTCGCTGACGTTTGTGGTGCGCCGCTTCCAGACGCAGCCGCAGACCTTCACGATTACCAATGTAAACGGCACCTGCCCGCTGAGTTATCAGGTGCTGGACAGTGTCACCTGGATCACGAGCGATCCGGCCAGTGGTACGTTGGATCCGAACCAGAGCGTGACCGTTACGGTGACAGCATCGCCGGGTACCATGCAGCCGAATGAGTACCACACCACGATGCGGGTGCTGTGCAACGCGCCGGGCAGCCCGTTCCTGCTTCAGGTGGATATGAACGTGCTGTCGGTGGATCAGCTCCCCGGCCTGCTGCCGACGGAGTTTGCCCTGCATGCCAACTATCCGAATCCCTTCAACCCGACGACGCTGCTGCCATTTGATGTGCCGCAGAACAGTCAGGTGGCTATCATCGTCTACAATGTGATGGGGCAGGAAGTGGCGACGCTGGTCAACGGCAAGTACGCCGCGGGCCGGTATCAGGTCAGCTTCGATGCCGGAAATCTTCCTTCGGGTCTTTACCTTGTGAAGATGACGGCGGGCAATTACACCGCCATGAACAAGATGATGCTGCTGAAGTAA